A window of the Dunckerocampus dactyliophorus isolate RoL2022-P2 chromosome 19, RoL_Ddac_1.1, whole genome shotgun sequence genome harbors these coding sequences:
- the flrt2 gene encoding leucine-rich repeat transmembrane protein FLRT2 has translation MEFLAGPWNKDWTSFLQFWLTVILSLQMQFSPGASCPEECRCDKLFVYCNERSLTSVPLGIQEGYSVLYLHNNQINNAGFPVELHNLASVETVYLYGNQLDEFPINLPKNTRVLHLQENNIQTISRAALAQLTRLEELHLDDNSISTVGVEEGAFREALSLKLLFLTKNHLSSVPIGLPEDLKELRLDENRIAVIAEEAFQNVTRLQRLLLDGNLLTDEGIAPGTFQELSSLRELALARNSLTFPPPLLPSQSLVKLSLQENQIDQIPVAAFADLNRLEKLDISSNQLQTLTQGVFDSLSSLRHLMVRNNPWRCDCAVKWVVVWLKSLPSSINARGFVCQSPDRVRGMAVRELTLDIIECPVDAGQPSWPTIRSTPPPPPTTTPLTTMISTLVTTSIPDYLDSPSPPLPPIYNNPPGPLPPYEDPLQISFHVVNSTSIDVRWASYFTVTAYKVTWVKRGQSQINEGMQERTVSGGQRHISLANLEPRSVYRICVHVLDPHNSYRPGEDTICSEARTKSALPTKSPGSGQAPKESVNSTLLMAGIIGGAVLIILVTLLSIFCWHMHRKSRSSSTKWKYNRGRRKDDYCEAGTKKDNSILEMTETSFQIVALNNEQLLKGDFRIQPIYTPNGGIGFRDCHLSNNSLAYCKSSNVPSTEFCHT, from the coding sequence ATGGAGTTTCTGGCTGGACCCTGGAATAAGGATTGGACTTCATTCTTGCAGTTTTGGTTGACTGTAATCCTAAGCCTTCAAATGCAATTCAGCCCAGGTGCCTCATGCCCGGAAGAGTGTCGTTGTGACAAATTATTTGTGTACTGCAATGAACGCAGCCTGACATCAGTGCCTCTGGGGATTCAGGAGGGCTACAGTGTGCTCTACCTACACAACAACCAGATCAACAATGCTGGCTTTCCTGTCGAACTTCACAATCTGGCTTCCGTGGAGACCGTATATCTCTATGGCAACCAGCTAGATGAGTTTCCCATCAATCTGCCCAAAAACACCAGAGTATTGCATCTCCAGGAGAACAATATTCAAACAATCTCCAGGGCAGCCCTTGCACAGTTGACTCGATTAGAGGAGTTGCACCTTGATGATAACTCTATCTCCACAGTGGGGGTGGAAGAAGGGGCCTTTAGGGAGGCACTAAGCCTCAAACTCCTCTTCCTCACCAAGAACCACTTGAGCAGTGTTCCCATTGGCCTCCCAGAGGACCTGAAAGAGCTGCGATTGGATGAGAATAGAATTGCTGTCATCGCAGAGGAGGCCTTTCAGAATGTGACACGTCTGCAGCGCCTCCTGCTGGACGGGAACCTGCTGACTGATGAGGGCATCGCGCCGGGGACCTTCCAGGAGTTGTCCAGCCTCCGCGAGCTGGCGCTGGCCCGCAACTCCCTCACATTCCCCCCTCCCCTTTTGCCAAGCCAGTCACTGGTCAAACTGAGTCTGCAGGAGAACCAGATAGACCAGATCCCAGTGGCAGCTTTTGCAGACTTAAACAGGCTGGAGAAGTTGGATATTTCCAGCAACCAACTTCAGACACTTACGCAGGGCGTGTTTGACAGCCTGTCAAGCTTGAGGCATCTCATGGTGCGAAATAACCCGTGGCGCTGTGACTGTGCAGTGAAATGGGTGGTGGTGTGGCTCAAGTCATTGCCTTCCTCGATAAACGCTAGAGGGTTTGTGTGTCAGAGTCCAGATAGAGTGCGTGGCATGGCAGTCCGAGAGCTCACATTGGATATTATTGAATGCCCAGTTGATGCTGGGCAACCGTCGTGGCCCACCATTCGCTCAACACCTCCtcccccacccaccaccacccctcTCACCACCATGATCTCCACTTTAGTAACCACGTCCATTCCTGACTATTTAGACTCACCTTCCCCACCCTTACCCCCAATCTACAACAATCCTCCCGGGCCCTTGCCTCCTTATGAGGACCCCCTTCAAATCTCCTTCCATGTGGTCAACTCCACTAGCATTGACGTGAGATGGGCTTCCTATTTCACCGTCACAGCCTACAAGGTCACTTGGGTTAAAAGGGGCCAAAGCCAAATAAACGAAGGGATGCAGGAGCGGACAGTGAGCGGCGGCCAACGGCATATCAGCCTAGCCAATCTGGAACCCCGGTCTGTGTACCGGATCTGTGTGCACGTTTTGGACCCCCATAACTCCTACAGGCCCGGAGAGGATACAATATGCTCTGAGGCCAGGACCAAGTCAGCCTTGCCAACAAAGTCTCCTGGTTCAGGGCAAGCTCCAAAGGAGAGCGTTAATTCCACATTGCTAATGGCTGGCATCATCGGCGGAGCGGTGCTTATCATCTTGGTAACACTCCTCAGCATATTTTGCTGGCACATGCACAGGAAGAGCCGGTCATCTTCAACTAAGTGGAAATACAACCGTGGTCGGAGAAAAGACGACTACTGCGAGGCTGGAACCAAGAAGGATAACTCCATTCTGGAGATGACTGAAACCAGTTTCCAGATAGTGGCGCTGAACAACGAGCAGCTGCTCAAGGGAGATTTCCGCATTCAGCCCATCTACACACCCAATGGGGGGATTGGATTTAGAGACTGTCACCTCAGTAACAACAGCTTGGCCTACTGCAAGAGCAGCAACGTGCCCAGTACTGAGTTTTGCCACACGTGA